From Phormidium ambiguum IAM M-71, a single genomic window includes:
- a CDS encoding nuclear transport factor 2 family protein, which produces MTEQQQKTLEVGQKAFSYLTHGLKTGEWDEFLNMLTDDFTFWFPMGKYHGLNVGKPKAKEFLEYVSQCFAGGLSIASVERVTSSDTTVVFEFLDEGKFLEEPYKNRIAASFDIRGDKICGYREYFGSDGKSN; this is translated from the coding sequence TTAGAAGTTGGGCAAAAAGCCTTTTCTTATTTAACTCATGGACTGAAAACGGGAGAATGGGACGAGTTTTTAAATATGCTGACTGATGATTTTACCTTTTGGTTTCCAATGGGTAAATATCACGGTTTAAATGTAGGTAAACCGAAAGCCAAAGAATTTTTAGAATACGTTTCTCAATGCTTCGCTGGCGGACTTTCGATCGCTTCTGTAGAACGAGTAACTAGTAGCGATACAACAGTTGTTTTTGAATTTTTAGACGAAGGTAAATTTCTAGAAGAACCTTATAAAAATCGAATTGCAGCTTCCTTTGATATTCGCGGAGATAAAATTTGTGGATATCGGGAATATTTCGGTAGTGATGGAAAATCGAATTAG